A section of the Campylobacter lanienae NCTC 13004 genome encodes:
- a CDS encoding carbon-nitrogen hydrolase family protein, with translation MISNLIAYNLNSIGAINRASELCSLAGSLDSGDLALCSELCVSGYESLGGEFERDLERNLISSLKNGAYLGFSRIYNGYNEFICLSSKGAEFKQNKYKLFKPNNEDKITLKGNLNDIKIHHINGVKIGVLICFELRFIELWTRLMGAEIILVPAMWGKGRKRDYMVLCEALALQNRAYVVACSDMDLKFRSIFTPSGKRGENMKFDINLIDKFKNWINYG, from the coding sequence ATGATTTCTAATCTCATAGCTTATAATCTAAATTCCATTGGAGCGATCAATAGAGCTAGTGAGTTGTGTAGCTTGGCTGGCTCTTTAGATAGCGGAGATTTAGCACTTTGCTCTGAGCTTTGTGTGAGTGGATATGAGAGCCTTGGGGGTGAATTTGAGCGTGATTTGGAGCGGAATTTAATCAGCTCTTTAAAAAATGGGGCTTATCTTGGATTTAGTAGAATTTATAATGGATATAATGAGTTTATTTGCTTAAGCTCTAAAGGGGCGGAGTTTAAGCAAAATAAATATAAGCTTTTTAAACCAAATAACGAAGATAAAATCACACTAAAAGGGAATTTAAATGATATTAAAATTCACCATATCAATGGGGTTAAAATAGGGGTTTTAATCTGCTTTGAGCTGCGTTTTATAGAGCTTTGGACTAGATTGATGGGGGCTGAAATTATCTTGGTTCCTGCTATGTGGGGTAAGGGTAGAAAGCGTGATTATATGGTGCTTTGCGAGGCCTTAGCCTTACAAAATAGAGCCTATGTCGTTGCGTGTAGCGATATGGATTTGAAATTCAGATCCATATTTACGCCCAGTGGCAAAAGAGGCGAAAATATGAAATTTGATATAAATTTGATAGATAAATTTAAAAATTGGATAAATTATGGATAA
- a CDS encoding S8 family peptidase has translation MKKISKITLSLVCASVLLSATNSLAQANDKVYSVINLHNAKAENPNINGAGVVIGVVDSVFNTKNPIIQNKLINSINNSIDPDRFSGSDKITMLHGTQVSSLIVGNSSDLMGVANGATFYGLAYLNPSPLYTGDIKTDIQKMIDSGVKVINHSYVSNGFALINRKWDNGLEPIVPNQQNSQNGSAISYDEFQKLTQSDISLQRAQALAELSKEQGILNIVGVGNDGFSSPRANSVLPSYDESYRGLLAVGGLNADKITIQNDKITIGKITDDEWKAAADKWSAGTGDKSKVILNELINKQGIYTYSNFFKGGASLYGIMAPAQNIVTANGRYGYTYYDTDSKKIKTDLTTTITDSGTSFAAPLVSGVAALVEQKFPFLNGSQIGDILLTTANKNVETPNLVVTKNVGKTGSAEFYSIFYIDNEVPKDGSGGINWEQVKKDLKDAGFKADENDNGVAEYIISNLLKSEADVNNSLKANSVAVVKLSKEDFIGSGILDARKALKGLAALNINRLNPSNIESFDNKYYGFYTIDTKGLNGTFTNNIDEIKWDDKYHLNDATNSLKSDNRVNADLSTLQAGFIKTGDGNLKFSQNTLNYYGPTIARGGILEFDRVTAENSALYADNGGQILISGETNAKQNLYAINGGEARIIGKLTNGDIFARNRGLISGTGTIAKNLTNESGIVMPGGARQIGVLNVNGTYTQNQNASLHINFNNQANSDIIATNYDIKGGNLVYIPLSGEFFKTGQEIKIDFDKLSENGNLDKFTNISVLDTSTLNFKLKDNNTIEVNVKEGAYIPTGGFTMVGNSLIEIRNSANLSPKYQQFFTELDTTSNNRKKEILSSVNSKDISRSAGEAATFTGRTLGQQTLPFTTIQSGATKVATIAKNSKLALINSDMTDSMVYDILESYNAALSKSEILSRVSYSYFKGDDYNIDTYSVNLGTNKWVSDDVKLGAFLNYSHQKGDYEFSDIKSELISVGLAGLKDFGDFNLIASVDVGMGFNDTSRYILTLSDELKADYKSYFVSTGLGLSKDFAINDSFVWTPVSMLNYIYSKQDGFEESGGILAKGYKNISINSLNLSLGGNIAYNIATQNNLFATLNGFAFYTRRLNSDSFSSTEYFVDAKNNLWTQTTKLNTDSVYFGADANIEKGNKFINFLVSSEITKDEYSVNTAIRAGIRF, from the coding sequence GTGAAAAAAATCTCAAAAATCACGCTATCATTAGTTTGTGCTTCTGTTTTATTATCAGCTACAAATTCTCTAGCACAGGCCAATGATAAGGTTTATAGCGTTATAAATCTCCATAATGCCAAAGCAGAAAATCCAAATATAAATGGCGCTGGCGTGGTAATTGGCGTTGTAGATAGCGTATTTAATACTAAAAATCCAATAATCCAAAACAAATTGATAAATTCGATAAATAACAGCATTGACCCAGATCGCTTCTCAGGTAGTGATAAGATTACTATGCTTCACGGCACTCAAGTATCATCTCTCATAGTGGGTAATAGTAGCGATCTAATGGGTGTGGCAAATGGTGCGACATTCTACGGCCTAGCATATCTAAATCCAAGCCCATTATACACAGGCGATATAAAAACCGATATCCAAAAAATGATAGATAGTGGCGTAAAAGTGATAAATCATAGCTATGTTAGCAATGGATTTGCTCTTATAAATCGCAAATGGGATAATGGCCTAGAGCCCATAGTCCCAAATCAACAAAATAGCCAAAATGGCAGCGCTATAAGCTACGATGAATTTCAAAAGCTCACACAAAGCGATATAAGTTTGCAAAGGGCTCAAGCCTTAGCCGAGCTATCCAAAGAGCAAGGGATATTAAATATCGTTGGCGTAGGAAATGATGGTTTTAGCTCACCTAGAGCGAATTCTGTTTTGCCAAGTTATGATGAGAGCTATCGTGGGCTTTTGGCTGTTGGGGGCTTGAATGCTGATAAAATCACTATCCAAAATGACAAGATAACAATCGGTAAAATCACTGATGATGAGTGGAAAGCCGCAGCCGATAAGTGGAGCGCCGGCACAGGCGATAAAAGCAAGGTAATCCTAAATGAGCTAATTAACAAGCAAGGGATCTATACTTATAGCAATTTTTTTAAAGGCGGAGCGTCTCTTTATGGCATTATGGCGCCGGCTCAAAACATAGTAACAGCTAATGGTAGATATGGCTATACATATTATGATACTGATAGCAAGAAGATAAAAACAGACCTAACCACCACTATCACAGATTCTGGGACTAGCTTTGCTGCTCCACTTGTGAGTGGGGTGGCAGCTTTGGTAGAGCAGAAATTTCCATTTTTAAATGGCTCACAAATCGGCGATATCTTGCTAACTACGGCTAATAAAAATGTAGAGACTCCAAATTTAGTAGTAACCAAAAATGTCGGCAAAACTGGCTCGGCTGAATTTTATAGCATTTTTTATATCGATAATGAAGTACCAAAAGATGGTAGCGGCGGTATAAACTGGGAGCAAGTAAAAAAAGATTTAAAGGATGCTGGATTTAAAGCAGATGAAAATGACAATGGTGTAGCAGAATATATCATAAGCAATCTATTAAAAAGTGAAGCCGATGTGAATAACAGTCTTAAAGCAAATTCAGTAGCAGTGGTGAAACTAAGCAAAGAAGATTTCATAGGTAGCGGTATTTTAGACGCTAGGAAGGCTCTAAAAGGCTTAGCAGCGCTAAATATAAATCGCCTAAATCCTAGTAATATTGAGAGTTTTGATAATAAATATTATGGATTTTACACCATCGATACAAAGGGGCTAAATGGCACCTTCACAAATAATATAGATGAGATAAAATGGGATGATAAATACCATCTAAATGACGCTACAAACTCCCTTAAAAGCGATAATAGAGTAAATGCGGATTTATCCACTTTACAAGCTGGATTTATCAAAACTGGTGATGGGAATTTGAAATTTAGCCAAAATACTCTAAATTATTATGGTCCTACGATAGCTCGTGGCGGGATTTTGGAATTTGATAGAGTAACAGCGGAAAATTCAGCTCTCTATGCTGATAATGGCGGTCAAATCCTAATATCAGGCGAAACTAACGCCAAACAAAATCTATACGCTATCAATGGCGGTGAGGCTAGAATAATTGGCAAATTAACAAATGGTGATATTTTTGCTAGAAATCGTGGTTTGATTAGCGGAACTGGAACCATAGCCAAAAATCTCACCAATGAAAGCGGTATTGTGATGCCTGGTGGCGCCAGGCAAATCGGCGTTTTAAATGTAAATGGTACATACACTCAAAACCAAAATGCAAGCCTACACATAAATTTTAATAACCAAGCAAACTCAGATATCATCGCTACAAACTATGATATCAAGGGCGGAAATTTGGTTTATATCCCGCTTAGCGGGGAGTTTTTCAAAACTGGACAAGAGATTAAAATTGATTTTGATAAGCTTAGTGAGAATGGAAATTTAGATAAATTTACTAATATCTCAGTCCTAGATACAAGCACTTTAAATTTCAAGCTAAAAGATAATAACACAATAGAAGTAAATGTCAAAGAAGGAGCCTACATACCTACAGGTGGTTTTACAATGGTAGGTAATTCTCTTATAGAGATTAGAAATTCAGCGAATTTAAGCCCAAAATATCAACAATTCTTTACAGAATTAGATACAACAAGCAATAATCGTAAAAAAGAAATTCTATCAAGTGTAAATTCAAAAGATATCTCAAGATCCGCAGGAGAAGCTGCGACATTCACAGGTAGAACTTTAGGACAACAAACATTGCCATTTACAACTATTCAAAGTGGCGCTACAAAGGTCGCTACTATAGCTAAGAATTCGAAATTAGCTCTCATAAATAGCGATATGACTGATAGTATGGTCTATGATATCTTAGAGAGTTATAACGCAGCTTTGAGTAAAAGCGAGATTTTAAGTAGGGTTTCATACTCATATTTTAAAGGCGATGACTATAATATCGATACATATTCTGTGAATTTAGGTACCAACAAATGGGTAAGCGATGATGTGAAATTGGGTGCGTTTTTGAACTATTCTCACCAAAAAGGGGATTATGAATTCTCAGATATTAAAAGCGAGTTAATATCTGTGGGTTTAGCTGGTTTAAAAGATTTTGGCGATTTTAATTTAATAGCTAGTGTGGATGTCGGTATGGGATTTAATGATACGAGTCGTTATATCCTAACCTTAAGTGATGAGCTAAAAGCCGATTATAAGAGCTATTTTGTCTCAACTGGGCTTGGTCTATCAAAAGATTTTGCGATAAATGATAGCTTTGTTTGGACGCCAGTATCTATGCTAAATTATATATATTCTAAGCAAGATGGATTTGAAGAGAGTGGCGGTATATTGGCTAAGGGGTATAAAAATATATCTATAAATAGCTTAAATTTAAGTCTAGGTGGCAATATAGCTTACAATATCGCTACCCAAAACAATCTTTTTGCTACTTTAAATGGCTTTGCCTTTTATACAAGGCGATTAAATAGCGATAGTTTTAGTAGTACAGAGTATTTTGTAGATGCTAAAAATAATCTCTGGACACAAACAACTAAGCTAAATACCGATAGCGTCTATTTTGGTGCTGATGCCAATATCGAAAAGGGTAATAAATTTATAAACTTTTTAGTCTCAAGCGAGATAACCAAAGATGAATATAGCGTAAATACTGCTATTAGGGCTGGGATTAGATTTTAA
- a CDS encoding ribonucleotide-diphosphate reductase subunit beta — protein MHRKKIYNPASNETLSDRKVFNGNPHGILNFTKAKYTWALKLWDLMEANTWFPKEVDTTDDVRDYACNLTAAEKRMYDLVWSQLISMDSFQTNNLADNINPYITAPEINAVLARQAYEEANHSKSYAVMVEAICDNTDLIYEMEKHDEVLRRKNDYISSVYEELAGEVTDEKLLLAMVANQILEGVYFYSGFTAIYALARAGKMLGSAQMIRFIQRDEITHLLLFQNMINSVRKERPDLFTNEIEAKIYEMFQKAGELEIEWGKYITQNQIMGFTDDIIDQYIKYLVDDRLTSIGLKRIYNVAHPIKWVDDFAKFNDQKSNFFESKVTNYSKGSLSFDDF, from the coding sequence ATGCATAGAAAAAAGATATATAATCCAGCTTCCAATGAGACGCTAAGTGATCGTAAGGTTTTTAATGGCAATCCGCATGGAATTTTGAATTTCACAAAGGCCAAATATACTTGGGCGCTTAAACTTTGGGATCTTATGGAGGCAAATACTTGGTTTCCAAAAGAGGTTGATACTACTGATGATGTGCGGGACTATGCTTGTAATCTCACAGCAGCTGAAAAGCGTATGTATGATCTAGTGTGGAGTCAGCTTATATCTATGGATAGTTTTCAGACAAATAACCTAGCTGATAATATCAATCCATATATAACTGCTCCTGAGATAAATGCGGTTTTGGCTCGTCAAGCCTATGAAGAGGCAAATCACTCTAAAAGCTATGCTGTGATGGTAGAAGCGATCTGTGATAATACAGATTTAATCTATGAGATGGAGAAGCATGATGAGGTTTTAAGGCGTAAAAATGATTATATTTCAAGTGTTTATGAAGAGTTAGCCGGAGAGGTGACTGATGAGAAACTGCTTCTAGCTATGGTGGCAAATCAAATTCTAGAAGGGGTATATTTCTATAGTGGATTTACAGCAATTTATGCGCTAGCAAGGGCTGGAAAGATGCTTGGAAGCGCTCAAATGATAAGATTTATCCAAAGAGATGAGATAACTCATTTGCTATTATTTCAAAATATGATAAACTCAGTTCGCAAGGAGCGTCCGGATCTATTTACAAATGAGATTGAAGCTAAAATTTATGAGATGTTTCAAAAGGCTGGAGAGCTAGAGATAGAGTGGGGAAAATATATCACACAAAATCAGATAATGGGCTTTACAGATGATATAATAGATCAATATATCAAATATCTAGTTGATGATAGGCTAACTTCAATAGGCTTAAAGAGAATATATAATGTCGCTCATCCGATAAAATGGGTTGATGATTTTGCTAAATTTAATGACCAAAAATCAAATTTCTTTGAAAGCAAGGTTACAAATTATAGCAAAGGTAGCCTAAGCTTTGATGATTTCTAA
- the mshL gene encoding pilus (MSHA type) biogenesis protein MshL codes for MLKFINIILLLFAINLSANECKNKKLDMSLNPSITSYEILTQLADICKFSIVLKDANTTKILKSPTTMINISRLNLDEIIKFIAESSALSYKFNDNILSLSFIQTKTFKIDYIISSRQGQAITKASVDSAPIEISQEYQNNQNYDENSQENIIKTTEKFDFWQDLAIELKAILNSHNDPFVAPMPIINRAAGLIHITGTENQLKRVEEYLDLLSSRLKRQVLIDVKIISVDLDNSYTKGVDWSKFELGFNTYLDDKSPSRLSFYKGTTQNPAHSLRNISGGFIVGGNLSLSLDGVLNFLNSNGKTHIISSPKITTMNNQQALISVGDNINYRIAEDITNNETSQITKTTYKQHSVFVGILLNLLPEISENNRIMLRINPSLSSFKYSADDTKQDLPRVIAPDTMQKKLSTVVEVASGDSIILGGLIAKTLSNEINKVPVLGDIPLLEYLFKSDKQIEKKSELIFIITPIIMDSSLPPNALGYDEI; via the coding sequence ATGTTGAAGTTTATTAATATAATTTTGCTTTTATTTGCTATAAATTTAAGCGCCAATGAGTGTAAAAACAAAAAATTAGATATGAGCCTAAATCCATCTATAACCTCATATGAGATTTTAACCCAACTAGCTGATATATGTAAATTTAGCATTGTTTTAAAGGACGCAAATACCACAAAAATACTCAAATCCCCCACAACGATGATTAACATTTCACGCCTAAACCTAGATGAGATAATCAAATTTATAGCCGAATCTAGCGCCCTTAGTTATAAATTTAATGATAATATATTAAGCCTATCATTTATCCAGACTAAAACTTTCAAAATAGATTATATAATCTCATCACGCCAAGGCCAAGCCATCACCAAAGCTTCGGTGGATTCAGCGCCCATAGAGATATCCCAAGAGTATCAAAACAACCAAAATTATGATGAAAATAGCCAAGAAAATATTATTAAAACTACAGAAAAATTTGATTTTTGGCAAGATTTAGCCATAGAGCTTAAAGCGATATTAAATAGTCATAACGACCCTTTTGTCGCCCCAATGCCTATAATCAACAGGGCTGCTGGCCTCATTCATATAACCGGCACAGAAAATCAGCTTAAAAGGGTTGAAGAGTATTTGGATCTACTCTCATCAAGGCTAAAAAGACAGGTTTTAATAGATGTCAAAATCATCTCTGTAGATCTAGATAATAGCTATACAAAGGGGGTTGATTGGAGTAAATTTGAACTTGGATTTAACACCTATTTAGATGATAAAAGCCCATCTAGACTAAGCTTTTATAAAGGCACTACGCAAAATCCAGCTCACAGCTTACGAAATATTTCGGGTGGATTTATTGTTGGTGGGAATTTGAGTTTGAGCTTAGATGGAGTTTTGAATTTCTTAAATAGCAATGGCAAAACTCACATAATCTCAAGCCCTAAAATCACAACGATGAATAACCAACAAGCCCTAATCTCTGTAGGTGATAATATAAATTACAGAATCGCCGAAGATATCACCAATAACGAAACCAGCCAAATCACCAAAACAACTTACAAGCAACACTCTGTATTTGTGGGAATTTTGCTAAATTTACTTCCTGAAATTAGCGAAAATAACCGCATAATGCTAAGGATAAATCCTAGTTTAAGTAGCTTTAAATACTCAGCCGATGATACTAAGCAAGATTTGCCACGAGTCATCGCCCCAGACACAATGCAAAAGAAGCTCTCCACAGTAGTAGAAGTAGCCAGTGGCGATAGCATAATTTTAGGCGGATTAATAGCCAAAACCCTAAGCAATGAGATAAATAAGGTGCCAGTTTTAGGCGATATTCCACTGCTTGAGTATCTATTTAAAAGCGACAAGCAAATAGAGAAAAAAAGCGAGCTAATCTTTATAATCACGCCTATTATAATGGATAGCTCACTACCACCAAATGCCCTTGGATACGATGAAATATGA
- a CDS encoding GspE/PulE family protein, which translates to MNELISKLQNFDCEFSQIAREFGLSQDEIFDILVSKFDFEVADMEFVDYSLAESLPLDMMMKLELLPIKFELNIIHIAMKNPLNIATIAKLRNIYKDKIVKLLISHPTTMDRRLAKLPLYYGLNEIISLIRVQINAKNSNDDSAVLRLIDKILLNAIELNSSDIHIEPTSKASSIRVRVDGVLCELFEFDKDIYNSLIGRIKLLANLDIAEHNKPQDGRFSYFINDRKIDFRISILPVIGGQSVVLRILDTHKMIVNLQNLGLNEFNLNLLKRSISKSYGMILVTGPTGSGKTTTIYSALNELKGTTKKIITIEEPIEYHLSHLQQVSVGKISFEDALRATLRQDPDIIMIGEIRDHQSLRTALRASLTGHLVLSTLHTNDAISAIDRMTDMGLERYLISGSVIAIMAQRLARKLCEHCKQKVENNRYKAHGCHHCVGTGYSGRVVISEILEITNDISSLIAKGEPSKAILQEALKNGFIPIRDSAMELVDKGITSLEEVLSIIR; encoded by the coding sequence ATGAATGAGTTAATATCCAAGCTTCAAAATTTTGATTGTGAGTTTAGTCAAATAGCTAGGGAATTTGGCCTTAGTCAAGATGAGATTTTTGATATTTTGGTGAGTAAATTTGATTTTGAAGTGGCGGATATGGAGTTTGTAGATTACTCTTTGGCTGAGAGTTTGCCACTTGATATGATGATGAAATTGGAGCTTTTGCCTATTAAATTTGAGCTAAATATAATCCATATCGCTATGAAAAATCCCCTTAATATAGCTACAATTGCTAAGCTTAGAAATATCTATAAAGATAAGATTGTCAAGCTACTGATTTCTCACCCAACCACGATGGATAGGCGACTTGCTAAACTGCCTTTGTATTATGGATTAAATGAGATAATATCGCTTATAAGAGTTCAGATAAATGCCAAAAATTCAAATGACGATAGTGCCGTTTTAAGATTGATTGATAAAATTTTGCTAAATGCCATAGAGCTAAACTCAAGCGATATCCATATCGAGCCAACTAGCAAGGCATCTAGCATTAGAGTGCGTGTAGATGGGGTTTTGTGCGAGTTGTTTGAATTTGATAAAGATATATATAATAGCTTAATTGGTAGGATAAAATTGCTAGCAAATTTGGATATTGCTGAACATAATAAGCCTCAAGATGGGAGATTTAGCTACTTTATAAATGATAGAAAGATAGATTTTAGAATCTCCATTTTGCCAGTTATTGGCGGTCAAAGCGTGGTACTTAGGATACTTGATACGCATAAGATGATTGTAAATTTACAAAATTTAGGCTTAAATGAGTTTAATTTAAATTTGCTCAAAAGATCAATATCTAAAAGCTATGGAATGATATTAGTCACAGGCCCAACAGGCAGCGGCAAGACCACCACCATATACTCGGCTCTAAATGAGCTAAAAGGCACTACTAAAAAGATAATAACAATAGAAGAGCCAATAGAGTATCACCTAAGCCACTTACAGCAAGTTTCAGTCGGTAAAATCAGCTTTGAAGACGCCCTTAGAGCTACTTTGCGCCAAGATCCTGATATCATAATGATAGGCGAGATTAGAGACCATCAAAGCCTTCGCACAGCCCTTAGAGCATCTCTAACAGGCCATTTGGTGCTATCAACTCTTCATACAAATGATGCTATAAGCGCTATAGATAGGATGACTGATATGGGTTTGGAGCGATATCTTATAAGTGGCTCGGTGATTGCTATAATGGCACAAAGACTAGCTAGAAAACTTTGCGAACATTGTAAGCAAAAAGTTGAGAATAATCGCTATAAAGCTCATGGTTGCCACCACTGCGTAGGGACTGGGTATAGCGGTAGAGTAGTGATAAGCGAGATTTTAGAAATTACTAATGATATATCTTCGCTAATTGCTAAGGGTGAGCCTAGTAAGGCGATTTTACAAGAGGCCTTAAAAAATGGATTTATCCCCATAAGAGATAGCGCTATGGAGCTAGTAGATAAGGGAATTACTAGCTTAGAAGAGGTTTTAAGTATAATTAGATGA
- a CDS encoding nicotinate phosphoribosyltransferase, which translates to MNPILNTDSYKISHYLQYPKDIKFISSYIESRGGRWNRLLFYGLQIFLMEYLSQKISYDDIDEADEFIKAHGMKFNKDGWKYIVEHHGGVLPLEIEAVAEGSIIQTENVLLQIKNTDPNLAWLVGYFETAILRSIWYPVAVATNSYFCKQNILHFLKESGTPENIDFALHDFGARGVSSFESAGIGGSAHMVNFKGSDTITGALFAKKYYGADMAAFSIPASEHSTMTSWGKDGEFQAYENMVQSYGDGTFACVIDSYDTLNAIDLWGKLFDKVKKLGGKVVLRPDSGNPVTMASECIEKMMSLAGYSINSKGYKILPDHIRLIYGDGINPQSIEDILNELKFRKISSDNIVFGMGGALLQHLNRDTLRFAMKVNAVSSDGIKWRDVYKDPVTDPKKRSKSGRLALIKENDLYKTIRFDELNGRQNWLTKVFKDGEILRKFSFDDIRARAKEYD; encoded by the coding sequence ATGAATCCGATACTAAATACCGATAGTTACAAAATTTCACACTATTTACAATACCCAAAAGATATTAAATTTATAAGCTCATATATTGAGTCTCGTGGTGGGCGGTGGAATCGCTTGTTATTTTATGGATTACAGATATTTTTGATGGAATATCTAAGCCAAAAGATAAGCTACGATGATATAGATGAGGCTGATGAGTTTATCAAAGCACATGGGATGAAATTTAATAAAGATGGCTGGAAATATATAGTAGAGCATCATGGTGGGGTTTTGCCTTTGGAGATAGAGGCGGTGGCCGAAGGTAGCATTATACAAACTGAAAATGTCCTTTTACAGATTAAAAATACAGATCCGAATTTAGCGTGGCTTGTGGGGTATTTTGAGACGGCGATTTTGCGATCGATTTGGTATCCTGTGGCCGTAGCTACTAATAGCTACTTTTGTAAGCAAAATATCTTACACTTTTTAAAAGAGAGCGGAACACCTGAAAATATCGATTTTGCCTTACATGATTTTGGTGCTAGGGGGGTTAGTAGCTTTGAGAGTGCCGGTATTGGTGGGAGCGCTCATATGGTGAATTTCAAAGGCTCTGATACCATCACAGGCGCACTATTTGCCAAAAAATATTATGGTGCGGATATGGCGGCATTTAGCATACCAGCTAGCGAGCATAGCACGATGACTTCATGGGGCAAGGATGGGGAATTTCAAGCTTATGAGAATATGGTACAAAGCTACGGCGATGGGACTTTTGCTTGCGTGATTGATAGTTATGATACCTTAAATGCTATTGATTTGTGGGGAAAACTCTTTGATAAGGTTAAAAAGCTAGGTGGCAAGGTGGTGCTTCGCCCAGATAGTGGCAATCCTGTGACAATGGCTAGTGAGTGTATAGAGAAGATGATGAGCCTAGCAGGATATAGTATAAATTCCAAAGGCTATAAGATCTTGCCAGATCATATAAGGCTTATATATGGCGATGGGATAAATCCACAAAGTATAGAAGATATCTTAAATGAGCTTAAATTTAGAAAAATTAGTAGCGATAATATTGTCTTTGGTATGGGCGGGGCGTTGCTTCAACACTTAAATAGAGATACTCTAAGGTTTGCTATGAAGGTAAATGCCGTAAGTAGCGATGGGATAAAGTGGAGAGATGTATATAAAGATCCAGTTACAGATCCCAAAAAACGCTCAAAATCAGGTCGCTTAGCACTCATTAAAGAGAATGACCTATATAAAACTATAAGATTTGATGAGCTAAATGGTAGGCAAAATTGGCTAACTAAGGTATTTAAAGATGGCGAAATTTTACGCAAATTTAGCTTTGATGATATCAGGGCTAGGGCTAAAGAGTATGATTAA
- a CDS encoding type II toxin-antitoxin system death-on-curing family toxin, protein MYYFDLRCAIDFHDDIIREIGGLEGYNKTQIGYLNSALDQIQNDDYYPTFLDKMAHIIFSCVKFHPFLDGNKRTAIYLGCHFAKINGLDCPNRYYTEMEDVVIKIAENYISKDDLKDILFVILT, encoded by the coding sequence ATGTATTATTTTGATCTGCGATGTGCTATTGATTTTCACGATGATATAATTCGTGAAATAGGTGGTTTAGAAGGATACAATAAAACTCAAATAGGATACCTAAATTCAGCATTAGATCAGATACAAAATGATGATTATTATCCAACTTTTTTGGATAAAATGGCTCATATAATTTTTTCTTGTGTAAAATTTCATCCCTTTTTAGATGGCAACAAAAGAACTGCAATTTATCTTGGTTGTCATTTTGCTAAAATAAATGGCTTAGATTGTCCAAATCGATATTATACTGAAATGGAAGATGTAGTTATTAAGATTGCCGAAAATTACATATCAAAAGATGATTTAAAAGATATTCTTTTTGTAATTCTTACTTAA
- a CDS encoding protein-L-isoaspartate(D-aspartate) O-methyltransferase, translating into MDNLERVKCQTMSDEIANLVELSPMVYNAFSNTPRTPFVPVSINAFKLDAHPIGGNQWISSPLTVAKMTMALKAENCDNILEIGCGSGYQAAILAKIARRVFSVERIEALANSAKSLMKNLGINNVFIRFDDGNLGWRSYAPYDRIILSCFCQSVPDRLFDQLKDDGILVAPVAKDNKQYITQYKKSNGQIISQILDECVFVPLLDGTEQR; encoded by the coding sequence ATGGATAATTTAGAAAGAGTAAAATGCCAAACAATGAGCGATGAGATTGCTAACTTAGTAGAGCTTAGTCCGATGGTTTATAATGCGTTTAGCAATACGCCTAGGACGCCTTTTGTGCCAGTATCGATAAATGCTTTTAAGCTTGATGCTCATCCTATTGGTGGTAATCAATGGATTAGCTCACCTCTAACTGTGGCGAAAATGACAATGGCGTTAAAAGCTGAAAATTGCGATAATATATTAGAGATTGGCTGCGGTAGCGGATATCAAGCAGCGATTTTGGCTAAGATAGCAAGGCGTGTTTTTAGTGTGGAGAGGATCGAGGCGTTGGCAAATTCGGCTAAATCTTTGATGAAAAATTTAGGGATAAATAATGTATTTATACGATTTGATGATGGGAATTTAGGTTGGCGAAGCTATGCGCCTTATGATAGGATTATACTTAGTTGCTTTTGCCAAAGTGTGCCTGATAGGCTATTTGATCAGCTTAAAGATGATGGAATTTTAGTTGCGCCAGTAGCTAAGGATAATAAACAATATATCACACAATATAAAAAATCAAATGGCCAAATCATCAGCCAAATTTTAGATGAGTGTGTATTTGTCCCGTTGCTTGATGGAACAGAGCAGAGATAA